From the genome of Silurus meridionalis isolate SWU-2019-XX chromosome 12, ASM1480568v1, whole genome shotgun sequence, one region includes:
- the tmem199 gene encoding transmembrane protein 199 isoform X2, translating into MANSFTLGERFHERIKELLENKCCNSPDLVEELEALKEQTFISFKTVRKLHKLLQQNGYPVYLHELLEDSMLHLPKVEPPPRNPQLVARLEKIKAKLANDEYRRITRNVNPQEMNNHGTLADFGKQVRSVKAVVVTVFNFLVTVVAAFACAYIGSQYLFTETAAGELGEP; encoded by the exons ATGGCGAATTCATTTACACTTGGTGAAAGATTTCATGAGAGGATAAAAGAGTTGCTGGAGAATAAATGCTGTAATTCACCGGATCTCGTTGAGGAATTAGAAGCACTTAAAGAGCAGACCTTCATCTCATTCAAGACTGTCAGGAAACTGCACAAACTTCTTCAACAAAATG GATATCCAGTTTACCTTCATGAGCTGCTTGAAGACAGCATGCTTCATCTTCCGAAGGTGGAACCACCTCCAAGA AATCCTCAGTTAGTAGCTCGTCTGGAGAAGATTAAAGCTAAACTGGCGAATGACGAATATAGGAGAATCACACGGAATGTAAATCCTCAG GAAATGAATAATCATGGAACCTTAGCAGATTTTGGAAAACAAG TGCGATCTGTCAAAGCAGTCGTCGTTACAGTGTTTAATTTCTTGGTGACAGTGGTCGCAGCCTTCGCTTGTGCCTACATAGGTAGTCAGTATCTCTTCACGGAAACAGCAGCG GGTGAATTAGGAGAGCCGTAA
- the tmem199 gene encoding transmembrane protein 199 isoform X1, whose translation MANSFTLGERFHERIKELLENKCCNSPDLVEELEALKEQTFISFKTVRKLHKLLQQNGYPVYLHELLEDSMLHLPKVEPPPRNPQLVARLEKIKAKLANDEYRRITRNVNPQEMNNHGTLADFGKQVRSVKAVVVTVFNFLVTVVAAFACAYIGSQYLFTETAARVLSAVIAASVVGLAELYVLVRTMEGELGEP comes from the exons ATGGCGAATTCATTTACACTTGGTGAAAGATTTCATGAGAGGATAAAAGAGTTGCTGGAGAATAAATGCTGTAATTCACCGGATCTCGTTGAGGAATTAGAAGCACTTAAAGAGCAGACCTTCATCTCATTCAAGACTGTCAGGAAACTGCACAAACTTCTTCAACAAAATG GATATCCAGTTTACCTTCATGAGCTGCTTGAAGACAGCATGCTTCATCTTCCGAAGGTGGAACCACCTCCAAGA AATCCTCAGTTAGTAGCTCGTCTGGAGAAGATTAAAGCTAAACTGGCGAATGACGAATATAGGAGAATCACACGGAATGTAAATCCTCAG GAAATGAATAATCATGGAACCTTAGCAGATTTTGGAAAACAAG TGCGATCTGTCAAAGCAGTCGTCGTTACAGTGTTTAATTTCTTGGTGACAGTGGTCGCAGCCTTCGCTTGTGCCTACATAGGTAGTCAGTATCTCTTCACGGAAACAGCAGCG AGAGTGTTATCAGCAGTGATCGCAGCATCTGTAGTTGGTCTGGCAGAACTTTATGTCCTGGTTCGCACAATGGAGGGTGAATTAGGAGAGCCGTAA